A region from the Geobacillus vulcani PSS1 genome encodes:
- the mgsA gene encoding methylglyoxal synthase: protein MKIALIAHDQKKEEMVAFATAYAPVLANHELYATGTTGLRIQEATGLSVHRFQSGPYGGDQEIGAMIARNEMDLVIFFRDPLTAQPHEPDISALMRLCDVYAVPLATNIGTAELLIRALERGDLAWRSIVRGRTKGGEE from the coding sequence ATGAAAATCGCGTTGATTGCCCATGATCAAAAAAAGGAAGAGATGGTCGCCTTTGCGACCGCCTATGCGCCTGTGCTGGCAAACCACGAATTGTACGCCACCGGCACGACCGGCTTGCGCATCCAGGAGGCGACCGGTCTTTCGGTTCACCGTTTCCAATCAGGGCCGTACGGAGGCGACCAAGAAATCGGGGCGATGATCGCCCGCAATGAAATGGATCTGGTCATTTTTTTCCGCGATCCGCTCACCGCTCAGCCGCATGAGCCGGACATCAGCGCATTGATGCGGCTTTGCGACGTCTATGCCGTGCCGCTGGCGACGAACATCGGCACGGCCGAGCTGCTCATCCGCGCGTTGGAGCGCGGCGATTTGGCATGGCGAAGCATTGTGCGCGGCCGAACAAAAGGCGGGGAGGAATAG
- a CDS encoding CCA tRNA nucleotidyltransferase: MKPPFEQALGIIQQLKRHGYEAYFVGGAVRDLLIGRAIGDVDIATSALPEEVMRLFPKTIDVGSKHGTVVVVHEGTAYEVTTFRTDGDYEDHRRPESVTFVRSLEEDLKRRDFTMNAIAMDEHGTIIDPFGGQEAIERRLICTVGAADERFREDALRMMRAVRFVSQLGFALAEDTKRAIVQNAPLMAHISVERMTMEMEKLLAGPFVAEALPLLADTGLSAYLPGLAEKEPLLRSAAAFRWPWLSEREERWALLCRALDVKDIRPFLRAWKLPNKVIDEAGAILAALDDVPRPEAWTNEQLFLAGLKRALSVEAVRAALIGAPPERHHEELRRRFASLPIKTKGELAVNGKDVIRWAGKPAGPWVKETLDAIWRAVVSGEVENEKERIYAWLMERNRTHEKNC, translated from the coding sequence ATGAAACCGCCGTTTGAACAGGCGCTCGGCATTATCCAACAATTGAAGCGGCATGGTTATGAGGCGTATTTTGTCGGCGGCGCAGTGCGCGACTTGTTGATCGGGCGTGCGATCGGCGACGTCGATATCGCGACAAGCGCGCTGCCGGAAGAAGTGATGCGCTTGTTTCCGAAAACCATCGACGTCGGTTCGAAACACGGCACGGTCGTCGTCGTGCATGAAGGAACAGCGTACGAAGTGACGACATTCCGCACGGACGGCGATTATGAAGACCATCGCCGTCCGGAGTCGGTGACGTTCGTTCGTTCGCTTGAGGAAGACTTAAAGCGGCGTGATTTCACGATGAACGCCATTGCCATGGATGAACATGGAACGATCATTGATCCGTTTGGCGGACAAGAGGCGATCGAGCGTCGGCTCATTTGCACGGTCGGGGCGGCGGACGAAAGGTTTCGTGAAGATGCGCTTCGCATGATGCGGGCTGTTCGCTTTGTCAGCCAACTTGGATTTGCGCTTGCTGAGGACACGAAGCGGGCGATTGTCCAAAACGCACCGCTTATGGCCCACATTTCTGTCGAACGGATGACCATGGAAATGGAAAAGCTGCTCGCCGGTCCGTTCGTCGCCGAGGCGCTGCCGCTGTTGGCCGATACCGGGCTGTCCGCTTATTTGCCTGGACTGGCCGAAAAAGAGCCGCTGCTGCGCTCGGCTGCCGCCTTCCGCTGGCCGTGGCTTTCGGAGCGCGAAGAGCGCTGGGCGCTTCTTTGCCGCGCGCTTGATGTCAAAGACATTCGTCCGTTTTTGCGCGCCTGGAAGCTTCCCAACAAAGTCATCGATGAAGCTGGCGCCATTTTGGCGGCGCTCGATGATGTCCCTAGGCCGGAGGCGTGGACGAACGAACAGTTGTTTTTGGCCGGCCTCAAGCGGGCGCTATCGGTTGAAGCGGTGCGCGCTGCGCTGATCGGCGCGCCGCCTGAACGGCATCATGAAGAGCTTCGCCGTCGCTTTGCGTCGTTGCCGATCAAAACGAAAGGGGAGCTTGCCGTCAATGGGAAAGACGTCATTCGCTGGGCTGGAAAACCGGCCGGTCCGTGGGTGAAAGAGACGTTGGATGCCATCTGGCGGGCGGTCGTCAGCGGCGAAGTCGAAAATGAGAAGGAGCGGATTTACGCATGGCTCATGGAGCGCAATCGGACACACGAAAAAAACTGTTAG
- a CDS encoding bifunctional biotin--[acetyl-CoA-carboxylase] synthetase/biotin operon repressor — MAHGAQSDTRKKLLELFAEANGEFLSGQKISEQLGCSRAAVWKHIEELRKEGFELEAVRRLGYRIISTPDKVTANEVQLGLKTDKLGHAIHFFDEVDSTQRIAARLAYEGAPEGTLVVAEEQKAGRGRLDRKWFSPKGTGIWMSLILRPPIPPQQAPQLTLVAAVAISQAIQEITGLVPDIKWPNDILLSGKKCVGILTELQADPDRVHSVIIGIGINVNQTIEQFPEDIRAIATSLAIEKGARVKRAPLIQEILFRLERLYKQYLEHGFRPIKLLWEGYAVSIGKPVTARTLGGAIRGIARGITDDGRLILEDEQNHVHYIHSADIQL; from the coding sequence ATGGCTCATGGAGCGCAATCGGACACACGAAAAAAACTGTTAGAGTTGTTTGCCGAAGCGAACGGCGAGTTTTTGTCCGGGCAAAAAATCAGCGAACAGCTCGGCTGTTCGCGGGCGGCGGTATGGAAGCATATCGAGGAGCTGCGCAAAGAAGGATTTGAACTCGAAGCAGTGCGCCGCCTTGGCTACCGGATTATCAGCACTCCAGATAAAGTGACGGCCAATGAAGTCCAGCTTGGCTTAAAAACGGACAAACTTGGCCATGCCATCCACTTTTTTGACGAGGTCGATTCAACGCAACGCATTGCCGCGAGACTCGCGTACGAAGGGGCGCCGGAAGGAACGCTCGTCGTCGCGGAAGAGCAAAAGGCTGGGCGAGGGCGCTTGGATCGGAAATGGTTTTCCCCGAAAGGGACGGGCATTTGGATGAGCCTCATTTTGCGGCCGCCCATTCCGCCGCAGCAGGCTCCACAGTTGACGCTCGTGGCTGCGGTGGCCATCAGCCAAGCGATTCAAGAAATAACCGGGCTTGTCCCAGACATTAAATGGCCGAATGACATTTTGCTTAGCGGCAAAAAATGCGTCGGCATTTTAACGGAGCTGCAAGCCGATCCTGACCGTGTTCATTCGGTCATCATCGGCATTGGCATCAATGTCAATCAAACGATCGAGCAGTTTCCGGAGGATATCCGAGCCATCGCCACATCGCTGGCCATTGAAAAGGGCGCGCGCGTGAAGCGCGCACCGCTCATTCAGGAAATTTTGTTCCGACTTGAGCGGCTGTACAAGCAATATTTAGAACACGGCTTTCGCCCGATTAAGCTTCTTTGGGAAGGGTACGCCGTCTCGATCGGCAAGCCGGTAACGGCCAGAACATTGGGTGGGGCGATTCGCGGCATTGCCCGCGGCATCACCGATGACGGACGGCTCATTTTGGAAGACGAGCAAAACCATGTTCATTATATTCATTCTGCCGATATCCAGCTGTAA
- the panC gene encoding pantoate--beta-alanine ligase — protein sequence MIVMDRIAAMQALMRQYRREGKTIGFVPTMGYLHEGHTSLIDRARAENDIVVLSVFVNPLQFGPNEDFARYPRDFERDRRIAEQHGVDVLFHPEADEMYPEPLTVRAIVQARADVLCGRSRPGHFDGVATVLIKLFNIVMPDRAYFGMKDAQQVAVVDGLIRDLNFPIELVPVPTVREADGLAKSSRNVYLSPQERSEAPALYAALQAAASAVERGERSAAAIRRMVRERIEAHTHAEIDYVEVCSYPDLTPLETLAGTVLIAVAVRFASARLIDNIIIELPKTGEQGDEKGEQACFARS from the coding sequence ATGATTGTGATGGATCGGATTGCGGCGATGCAGGCGCTCATGCGCCAATATCGCCGTGAAGGAAAGACGATCGGGTTCGTTCCGACGATGGGCTATTTGCATGAAGGGCATACGTCCCTCATCGATCGAGCGCGCGCAGAAAATGACATCGTCGTCCTAAGCGTTTTCGTCAACCCGCTTCAGTTCGGACCGAACGAAGACTTTGCCCGTTATCCGCGCGATTTCGAGCGCGACCGGCGCATCGCCGAACAGCACGGGGTCGACGTCTTGTTTCATCCGGAAGCGGACGAGATGTATCCGGAGCCGCTTACCGTACGAGCGATCGTTCAAGCACGCGCCGACGTGCTGTGCGGACGGTCGCGCCCCGGCCATTTTGACGGCGTGGCGACGGTGCTCATTAAGCTGTTCAACATCGTTATGCCCGACCGAGCGTACTTTGGGATGAAAGATGCCCAACAGGTGGCGGTTGTCGACGGCTTGATCCGCGATCTCAATTTTCCAATCGAGCTCGTGCCGGTGCCGACGGTTCGCGAGGCGGACGGGCTGGCGAAAAGCTCGCGCAACGTTTATTTGTCGCCGCAAGAACGGAGTGAGGCGCCGGCGCTGTATGCGGCGCTTCAAGCGGCCGCTTCCGCCGTCGAACGAGGGGAGCGGAGCGCAGCGGCCATCCGCCGGATGGTTAGAGAGCGTATTGAAGCGCATACGCACGCTGAGATCGATTATGTCGAAGTATGTTCATATCCGGATTTAACGCCGCTCGAGACGCTTGCCGGGACAGTGCTGATCGCTGTCGCCGTCCGATTCGCGAGCGCCCGGTTGATCGACAACATCATCATCGAGTTGCCCAAAACCGGCGAACAAGGGGATGAAAAGGGGGAGCAAGCATGTTTCGCACGCTCATGA
- the panD gene encoding aspartate 1-decarboxylase produces the protein MFRTLMNAKIHRARVTEANLDYVGSITIDEDILDAVGIVPNEKVQVVNNNNGARFETYVIPGERGSGVFCLNGAAARLVQKGDVIIVISYVLVPEEKISAHRPKIAIMDENNRIVQLIAEEPAHTVL, from the coding sequence ATGTTTCGCACGCTCATGAATGCCAAAATTCACCGCGCTCGTGTAACCGAGGCCAATCTCGATTACGTCGGCAGCATTACGATCGATGAAGATATTTTGGATGCCGTCGGCATTGTGCCTAATGAAAAAGTACAGGTAGTGAACAATAATAATGGAGCCCGTTTTGAAACATACGTCATCCCCGGCGAGCGCGGCAGCGGCGTCTTTTGCCTAAACGGCGCCGCCGCCCGCCTTGTGCAAAAAGGGGACGTCATTATTGTCATCTCGTATGTGCTCGTTCCGGAGGAAAAAATTTCTGCACATCGACCGAAAATCGCGATTATGGACGAAAACAACCGGATTGTGCAACTCATTGCCGAAGAGCCGGCACATACGGTTTTGTAA
- the bshB1 gene encoding bacillithiol biosynthesis deacetylase BshB1: protein MMETCDLLAFGAHPDDVEIGMGGTIAKYVRRGYRIVICDLTKAELSSNGTVDERQREAAEAARRLGVSERFNLGLPDRGLYIEEEAIRQIAAVIRRCRPRLVFAPYWEDRHPDHGRCARLVEEAVFSAGIRRYGVGELGDAHRVRAVYYYMINAFCRPHFLIDISETIDDKLASLRAYESQFQKRAGSVDTPLTNGYIEMIESRERWFGQQIGAAYAEGFLTKTPIHLSNLFEEER from the coding sequence ATGATGGAGACGTGTGATTTGTTGGCGTTCGGCGCCCATCCGGATGATGTCGAAATCGGCATGGGAGGGACGATCGCCAAATACGTACGCCGCGGGTACCGTATTGTCATTTGCGACTTGACGAAAGCCGAGCTGTCGTCCAACGGCACGGTCGACGAGCGGCAGAGAGAGGCGGCGGAGGCGGCCCGCCGGCTCGGTGTATCCGAGCGGTTCAATCTCGGACTGCCTGACCGCGGCCTTTACATCGAGGAAGAGGCGATCCGTCAGATCGCAGCGGTCATCCGCCGCTGCCGGCCGCGCCTTGTATTCGCCCCCTATTGGGAAGATCGACATCCGGATCACGGGCGATGCGCCCGCCTTGTCGAGGAAGCGGTCTTTTCCGCCGGCATTCGCCGCTATGGCGTTGGAGAGCTTGGTGATGCGCATCGTGTTCGGGCGGTGTATTATTATATGATCAATGCCTTTTGTCGCCCGCATTTTCTCATCGATATTAGCGAAACGATCGACGACAAGCTGGCCAGTTTGCGCGCCTATGAGAGCCAATTTCAAAAACGGGCTGGCTCAGTTGACACCCCGCTGACCAACGGCTACATCGAGATGATTGAAAGCCGCGAGCGCTGGTTCGGTCAACAAATCGGTGCGGCGTATGCGGAAGGGTTTTTGACGAAAACGCCGATTCATCTTTCCAATTTGTTTGAGGAGGAGCGATGA
- the dapB gene encoding 4-hydroxy-tetrahydrodipicolinate reductase — MTIRIVIAGPRGRMGREAVALVQQTDHFELAAVIDRRYDGQNLAEIDGFSGVNAPIYTDASRCFDEVKPDVLIDLTTPEAGKRHTELALRHGVRPVVGTTGFTPEEIERLTELAEEKEVGAIIAPNFAIGAVLMMKFARMAAKYFTDVEIIELHHDQKLDAPSGTALKTAQLIAEVRPSKKQGHPNEKETLAGARGAAYDGIPIHSVRLPGFVAHQEVIFGGNGQTLTIRHDSFDRRSFMSGVKLAVETVMHLHTLVYGLEHILE, encoded by the coding sequence ATGACGATTCGCATTGTCATCGCAGGGCCGCGCGGCCGCATGGGCCGAGAAGCAGTTGCGCTCGTGCAGCAAACAGATCACTTTGAACTAGCCGCGGTCATCGACCGTCGTTACGATGGACAAAATTTAGCGGAGATCGACGGATTTTCCGGCGTCAACGCCCCGATTTACACCGATGCGTCCCGCTGTTTTGACGAGGTGAAGCCGGATGTCTTGATCGATTTGACCACGCCGGAAGCCGGAAAGCGGCACACCGAGCTGGCGCTGCGTCACGGCGTTCGCCCTGTCGTCGGTACGACCGGATTTACGCCGGAAGAGATCGAGCGGTTGACCGAGCTGGCGGAAGAGAAAGAAGTCGGCGCCATCATTGCACCGAACTTTGCCATCGGAGCAGTGTTGATGATGAAATTCGCCCGCATGGCGGCCAAATATTTCACGGATGTGGAAATCATTGAATTGCACCATGACCAAAAGCTTGACGCTCCGTCGGGAACGGCGTTGAAGACAGCGCAGCTCATTGCCGAAGTGCGACCGTCGAAAAAGCAAGGCCACCCGAACGAAAAAGAAACGCTTGCCGGCGCGCGCGGAGCCGCTTACGACGGCATTCCGATCCACAGTGTCCGTCTGCCGGGCTTTGTCGCTCATCAAGAAGTGATTTTCGGCGGCAACGGCCAGACGTTGACGATCCGCCACGATTCGTTCGACCGCCGCTCGTTTATGTCCGGGGTGAAGCTGGCAGTGGAAACAGTGATGCATTTACATACGCTTGTCTATGGGCTGGAGCATATTTTGGAATAG
- the bshA gene encoding N-acetyl-alpha-D-glucosaminyl L-malate synthase BshA, whose translation MKLKIGIVCYPTVGGSGVVATELGKLLAERGHEIHFISSSMPFRLNKVYGNIYYHEVTVNQYSVFQYPPYDLALASKIAEVAKRERLDVLHAHYAVPHAVCAVLARQMVGELPIITTLHGTDITVLGYDPSLSDMIKFGIEQSDIVTAVSDALARQTYELLDVQATIHTVYNFVDERVYRRREASHLRREYGIRDDERVVIHVSNFRKVKRVPDVVRAFAIVRQHVPAKLLLVGDGPEMTVVCRLVKELGLQDDVRFLGKQDKLEELYSISDIMMLLSEKESFGLVLLEAMACGVPCIGTAIGGIPEVIEDGKTGFLCPLGDVQEAARQAVALLTDCRLHAEMARQAVQTVERKFRSADIVGQYEQLYVSLAARKVKR comes from the coding sequence ATGAAGCTGAAAATCGGGATTGTCTGCTATCCGACAGTCGGAGGCTCCGGGGTGGTCGCCACTGAGCTTGGCAAGCTGCTGGCGGAGCGGGGGCATGAGATTCACTTTATCTCATCGAGCATGCCGTTTCGCTTGAATAAAGTGTACGGCAATATTTATTATCATGAAGTGACGGTCAACCAATATTCTGTTTTTCAATATCCGCCGTACGATTTGGCATTGGCAAGCAAAATTGCTGAGGTGGCCAAGCGGGAACGGCTTGATGTGCTTCATGCCCATTACGCCGTTCCTCATGCCGTCTGCGCGGTGTTGGCGCGGCAAATGGTCGGCGAGCTGCCGATCATCACGACGCTGCACGGCACGGATATCACCGTGTTAGGCTATGACCCATCGCTTTCCGATATGATCAAATTTGGCATCGAGCAGTCGGATATCGTTACGGCGGTGTCTGACGCCCTTGCCCGACAGACGTATGAACTGCTCGATGTGCAAGCGACGATCCATACCGTCTACAATTTTGTCGATGAACGCGTCTACCGTCGCCGGGAAGCGAGCCATTTACGGCGCGAGTACGGCATTCGTGACGATGAACGGGTTGTGATCCATGTCTCGAATTTCCGGAAAGTGAAGCGCGTGCCTGATGTAGTGCGAGCGTTTGCCATCGTGCGCCAGCACGTGCCAGCCAAGCTCTTGCTTGTCGGCGACGGCCCGGAAATGACCGTCGTCTGCCGGCTTGTGAAAGAGCTTGGTCTGCAAGACGATGTCCGCTTTTTAGGAAAGCAGGATAAACTCGAAGAGCTGTATTCGATCAGCGATATAATGATGCTTTTGTCGGAAAAAGAAAGCTTCGGGCTCGTATTGCTTGAAGCGATGGCGTGCGGCGTTCCGTGCATTGGCACGGCCATCGGCGGGATTCCGGAAGTGATTGAGGATGGGAAAACCGGGTTTTTATGCCCGCTTGGCGATGTCCAAGAGGCGGCAAGACAGGCGGTGGCGCTGTTGACGGACTGCCGGTTGCACGCTGAGATGGCGAGACAGGCGGTGCAAACAGTTGAGCGCAAGTTCCGCTCGGCCGACATCGTCGGGCAGTATGAACAGCTGTACGTTTCGCTTGCGGCAAGGAAGGTGAAGCGATGA
- the panB gene encoding 3-methyl-2-oxobutanoate hydroxymethyltransferase yields the protein MKAKTDFFHMKQAGEPIVMVTAYDFPSAKLAEQAGVDMILVGDSLGMVVLGYDSTIPVTVDDMIHHTKAVRRGAPNTFIVTDMPFMSYHASKEEALQNARRIMQESGANAVKVEGADEVVDMIAALTKAGVPVVAHLGLTPQSVGVLGGYKVQGKDAESAKKLIDDAKQCEQAGAIALVLECVPKQLGAAMARELTIPVIGIGAGGEVDGQVLVYHDLLGYGVTRVPKFVKQYASIQETIVEALANYVADVKLRQFPEPAHTFTMKEEEWVALYGGKQG from the coding sequence GTGAAAGCGAAAACCGATTTTTTCCACATGAAGCAGGCGGGCGAGCCGATCGTGATGGTGACCGCCTACGATTTTCCGTCCGCGAAACTTGCAGAACAGGCTGGAGTCGACATGATTTTGGTCGGCGATTCACTTGGCATGGTTGTGCTCGGGTATGATTCAACGATCCCGGTGACGGTCGATGATATGATCCACCATACGAAGGCGGTTCGTCGCGGTGCACCGAACACGTTTATTGTCACCGACATGCCTTTTATGTCCTACCATGCATCCAAAGAAGAGGCGTTGCAAAACGCTCGCCGCATCATGCAAGAGTCAGGGGCGAACGCTGTTAAAGTCGAAGGAGCGGATGAAGTCGTCGACATGATCGCCGCGCTGACGAAAGCCGGCGTGCCGGTCGTCGCCCATCTCGGGTTGACGCCGCAATCGGTCGGCGTCCTTGGCGGCTATAAAGTGCAAGGCAAAGATGCCGAAAGCGCGAAAAAGCTGATCGATGATGCGAAACAATGCGAGCAGGCGGGAGCGATCGCCCTTGTCTTAGAGTGTGTTCCGAAGCAGCTCGGGGCGGCCATGGCCCGGGAACTCACCATTCCCGTCATCGGCATCGGCGCTGGGGGGGAGGTCGACGGCCAAGTGCTCGTGTATCACGATTTGCTTGGCTACGGTGTCACCCGCGTTCCGAAGTTTGTGAAACAATACGCGTCCATCCAAGAGACGATCGTTGAGGCGTTAGCCAACTATGTCGCTGATGTCAAGCTGCGCCAGTTCCCCGAGCCGGCGCACACGTTTACGATGAAGGAAGAAGAATGGGTGGCGCTTTACGGAGGAAAACAAGGATGA
- a CDS encoding nucleotide pyrophosphohydrolase: MQEKTMKQMQQEVDDYIGQFKEGYFSPLAMLARLTEELGELAREVNHYYGEKPKKATEQEKTVEEELGDLLFVLICFANSLGIDLQAAHDRVMDKFRTRDRDRWTRKEEGS, from the coding sequence ATGCAGGAGAAAACGATGAAACAAATGCAGCAGGAAGTGGATGACTATATCGGCCAATTCAAAGAAGGCTATTTCAGCCCGCTCGCCATGCTGGCGCGGCTGACGGAAGAGCTCGGCGAGCTGGCGCGAGAGGTGAACCACTACTACGGGGAAAAACCGAAAAAGGCGACCGAACAAGAAAAAACGGTGGAAGAAGAGTTGGGCGATTTGCTGTTTGTGCTCATTTGCTTTGCCAATTCGCTCGGCATTGATTTGCAGGCGGCGCACGACCGGGTGATGGACAAGTTCCGCACCCGCGACCGCGACCGTTGGACGCGGAAGGAGGAAGGGTCATGA
- a CDS encoding YitT family protein translates to MIFGLKIKNCVFILLGAAIFAFGLVHFNMQNNLAEGGFTGITLLLYFLFGLDPAVTNLALNIPLFFIGWKLLGRQTFLYTVIGTVAVSVFLSIFQRYMIHMPLRHDMTLAALFAGVFIGVGLGIIFRYGGTTGGVDIIARLVHKYKGISMGKTMFAFDATVITLSLLLYLSYREAMYTLVAVFIAARVIDFMQEGGYAAKGATIISEKSEEIASRILTEMERGVTVLKGRGSYTKRDRDVLYCVVAKNELPRLKSVIISVDPHAFVAVTDVHDVLGEGFTLDEQKRPLEP, encoded by the coding sequence ATGATTTTTGGACTAAAGATCAAAAACTGCGTGTTTATTTTGCTTGGCGCCGCCATTTTCGCCTTCGGGCTCGTTCATTTCAACATGCAAAACAATTTGGCGGAAGGCGGATTTACCGGCATTACGCTCCTTCTTTATTTTTTGTTCGGACTGGATCCAGCGGTCACCAACTTGGCGCTCAACATCCCGCTCTTTTTCATCGGCTGGAAACTGCTCGGCCGCCAGACGTTTCTCTATACCGTCATCGGCACGGTCGCCGTTTCTGTATTTTTGTCCATCTTTCAACGTTACATGATTCATATGCCGCTTCGACATGACATGACGCTCGCCGCCTTGTTTGCCGGCGTCTTTATCGGCGTCGGCCTCGGCATTATTTTCCGCTACGGCGGCACAACCGGAGGCGTCGATATTATCGCCCGCCTTGTCCATAAATATAAAGGCATCAGCATGGGAAAAACGATGTTTGCTTTTGACGCCACCGTCATCACGCTTTCGCTTCTTCTTTACTTATCCTATCGCGAGGCCATGTATACCCTTGTCGCCGTTTTTATCGCCGCCCGGGTCATCGATTTTATGCAAGAGGGCGGGTATGCAGCGAAAGGAGCGACGATCATCTCGGAAAAAAGCGAAGAGATCGCCAGCCGCATTTTGACGGAGATGGAACGCGGCGTCACCGTGCTCAAAGGCCGCGGCTCGTATACGAAGCGCGACCGTGACGTTTTGTATTGCGTCGTCGCCAAAAACGAACTGCCGCGCTTAAAAAGTGTCATTATATCCGTTGACCCACATGCGTTCGTCGCAGTCACCGATGTGCATGATGTGCTCGGTGAAGGGTTTACGCTTGATGAACAAAAGCGGCCGCTGGAACCATAA